The following are from one region of the Streptomyces tuirus genome:
- a CDS encoding response regulator transcription factor: MEQTQTSHNGSATATPGAQRRVLVVEDDATIVDAIATRLRAEGFLVQTAGDGPAAVDTAEAWQPDLLILDIMLPGFDGLEVCRRVQAARPVPVMMLTARDDETDMLVGLGVGADDYMTKPFSMRELAARVHVLLRRVERAAIAAATPRSGILRLGELEIDHAQRRVRVRSEDVHLTPTEFDLLVCLANTPRAVLSREQLLAEVWDWADASGTRTVDSHIKALRRKIGAERIRTVHGVGYALETPTP, translated from the coding sequence ATGGAGCAGACACAGACCTCCCACAACGGTTCGGCGACGGCTACTCCTGGCGCACAGCGCCGGGTCCTGGTGGTCGAGGACGACGCGACGATCGTGGACGCCATCGCGACCCGCCTGCGGGCCGAGGGATTCCTCGTGCAAACGGCGGGTGACGGTCCGGCCGCGGTCGACACGGCCGAGGCGTGGCAGCCCGACCTGCTGATCCTCGACATCATGCTGCCCGGCTTCGACGGCCTGGAGGTCTGCCGGCGCGTGCAGGCCGCCCGCCCGGTGCCGGTGATGATGCTCACCGCGCGCGACGACGAGACCGACATGCTGGTCGGGCTCGGCGTCGGTGCCGACGACTACATGACCAAGCCCTTCTCCATGCGGGAGCTGGCGGCGCGCGTGCACGTCCTGCTGCGCCGGGTGGAGCGGGCCGCCATCGCGGCGGCCACCCCCCGCTCCGGCATCCTGCGCCTCGGCGAGCTGGAGATCGACCACGCGCAGCGCCGGGTCCGGGTGCGCAGCGAGGACGTTCACCTGACGCCCACCGAGTTCGACCTGCTGGTGTGCCTGGCGAACACCCCGCGTGCGGTGCTCTCCCGGGAGCAGCTTCTCGCCGAGGTCTGGGACTGGGCGGACGCCTCCGGCACCCGCACGGTCGACAGCCACATCAAGGCGCTCCGCCGGAAGATCGGCGCCGAGCGGATCCGCACGGTGCACGGCGTCGGTTACGCCCTGGAGACGCCGACGCCATGA
- a CDS encoding spermidine synthase family protein, which yields MPSSYDIPEVLDRREGPHGEVVLRRHGDRLEIIANGCFLMDTSDGRSERLLVDAARDALDGRDLPHVLIGGLGVGFSLAHATADPRWGRITVVEREHAIVEWHLDGPLSALSAPALADPRANIVEADLVAHVNETSDTYDALCLDIDNGPDWTVTEGNGHLYGEAGLASCARVLRPGGVLAVWSARPSPEFEETLRNAGFQRVRTEEIPVARGVPDVVHLGIRPG from the coding sequence GCGGCGGCACGGCGACCGGCTGGAGATCATCGCCAACGGCTGTTTCCTGATGGACACCTCCGACGGCCGCTCGGAGCGGCTGCTGGTCGACGCCGCGCGGGACGCCCTGGACGGCCGGGACCTCCCCCACGTCCTGATCGGCGGACTCGGCGTCGGCTTCTCCCTCGCGCACGCCACCGCGGACCCCCGCTGGGGACGGATCACGGTGGTGGAACGCGAGCACGCGATCGTCGAATGGCATCTCGACGGCCCGCTCTCCGCGCTCTCCGCCCCGGCGCTGGCGGACCCCCGTGCGAACATCGTCGAGGCCGATCTCGTCGCCCACGTCAATGAGACATCCGACACGTACGACGCCCTGTGCCTCGACATCGACAACGGACCCGACTGGACCGTCACGGAGGGCAACGGGCATCTCTACGGGGAAGCCGGACTGGCAAGTTGCGCACGGGTGTTGAGGCCCGGCGGGGTTCTCGCGGTCTGGTCCGCCCGGCCGTCCCCGGAATTCGAAGAAACCTTGCGGAATGCCGGGTTCCAACGGGTGCGTACCGAAGAGATCCCGGTTGCCCGGGGCGTTCCGGACGTCGTGCATCTCGGCATCCGCCCTGGATAG